From Alteromonas australica, one genomic window encodes:
- the accA gene encoding acetyl-CoA carboxylase carboxyl transferase subunit alpha, which yields MSIQFLDFEQPIAELEAKIEELRLVNQGGEFDVGIEEEINKLRGKSAELSKKIFSDLGAWQVSQLARHPMRPYTLDYIPRIFTEFDELAGDRAFADDKAIVGGPAMLDDQPVMIIGHQKGRDTNEKIKRNFGMPKPEGYRKALRLMKMAERFNLPIITFIDTPGAYPGVGAEERGQSEAIAKNLFEMAELKVPIICTVIGEGGSGGALAIGVGDRVNMLQYSTYSVISPEGCASILWKSAEKAPLAAEAMGVSAPQIKELGLINSIVEEPLGGAHRDHNGMAANLKAVLKQQLSQLKTLDNASLMEERYQRLMSFGYC from the coding sequence ATGAGTATACAGTTTTTGGACTTTGAACAGCCAATAGCCGAACTAGAAGCAAAAATCGAAGAGCTAAGGTTGGTAAATCAAGGCGGTGAGTTTGACGTAGGCATTGAAGAAGAAATCAATAAGCTTCGCGGTAAGAGTGCTGAGCTATCAAAGAAGATTTTTTCTGACCTAGGTGCATGGCAAGTGTCTCAGCTTGCTCGTCATCCCATGCGGCCTTATACACTGGATTATATTCCGCGTATCTTCACTGAATTTGATGAATTAGCTGGCGATCGTGCATTTGCCGATGACAAGGCTATCGTCGGTGGTCCCGCCATGCTAGATGACCAGCCAGTGATGATCATAGGCCACCAAAAAGGTCGCGATACCAACGAAAAAATAAAACGTAACTTTGGTATGCCAAAGCCTGAAGGCTATCGAAAAGCGTTGAGACTCATGAAAATGGCTGAGCGTTTCAATCTACCGATTATCACCTTTATTGATACGCCTGGGGCGTATCCAGGCGTGGGTGCAGAAGAACGTGGTCAAAGTGAAGCTATTGCAAAAAATCTTTTTGAAATGGCAGAGCTAAAGGTGCCTATCATCTGTACCGTAATCGGTGAAGGTGGCTCAGGCGGCGCGTTAGCTATAGGGGTGGGCGATCGCGTGAACATGCTGCAGTACTCTACTTATTCAGTTATTTCGCCAGAAGGCTGTGCTTCAATTCTTTGGAAAAGCGCAGAAAAGGCACCTTTGGCGGCGGAAGCGATGGGGGTAAGTGCACCACAAATTAAAGAGTTAGGCTTAATCAACAGTATTGTTGAGGAGCCTCTTGGGGGTGCCCACCGTGACCACAACGGTATGGCAGCAAACCTGAAAGCGGTGCTTAAGCAGCAATTGAGTCAACTTAAAACACTTGATAATGCTTCTCTCATGGAAGAGCGTTATCAGCGACTTATGTCGTTTGGTTACTGCTAG